In Tenebrio molitor chromosome 6, icTenMoli1.1, whole genome shotgun sequence, one genomic interval encodes:
- the LOC138132675 gene encoding uncharacterized protein, producing MHNDKSHNTVTKQDSTEKASRTRSSTSCRSSAGLSERNCNFTTKTGFAITHFFDSVALSPVKKISKVFRPVFENSHGKQGSTKSLVGEGVQIVQKLFLNFLQEIARTAGSSGLKSANLHRKLNRGGFAAARFLLTASRCHLSKKFRKYFDQFLEMDAKTSFNELTQKDSTEKVSRLYRNPFLNLVQDCSENAECPGAEVANSHNAVNEEGFGAARFFPIVSRCHLSKNFRNYFAHFWKMDSKKSHNKVTKKESTDKASKLHRNPFLNFLQEFRKKNLGLTSQEVIQKAAEIWRKMTDSEKAPYCEMAKRAPKRRKRGGRRGHRYSKHSGYRSRSMYRSRSRSSR from the coding sequence ATGCACAATGACAAATCGCACAACACTGTCACCAAGCAAGACTCGACGGAGAAGGCGTCCAGAACTCGTTCTTCAACTTCCTGCAGGAGTTCTGCAGGACTTTCAGAGAGGAACTGTAACTTCACAACGAAAACCGGCTTCGCCAttactcatttttttgacagcgTCGCGTTGTCACCTGTCAAAAAGATTTCAAAAGTATTTCGAccagtttttgaaaattcacaCGGAAAACAAGGCTCAACAAAATCACTCGTCGGAGAAGGCGTCCAAATAGTACAGAAACTGTTCCTAAACTTCCTGCAGGAGATCGCCAGAACTGCGGGAAGTTCAGGACTAAAAAGTGCGAATTTGCACCGAAAACTCAACAGAGGCGGCTTTGCTGCTGCTCGTTTTCTTTTGACAGCGTCGCGCTGTCacctgtcaaaaaaatttcgaaagtaTTTCGACCAGTTTTTGGAAATGGACGCGAAAACATCGTTCAACGAACTCACCCAGAAAGACTCGACGGAAAAGGTGTCCAGACTGTACCGAAACCCGTTCCTGAATTTGGTGCAAGACTGCAGCGAGAATGCGGAATGTCCGGGAGCGGAAGTTGCGAATTCGCACAACGCAGTCAACGAGGAGGGCTTTGGCGCTGCTCGTTTTTTTCCGATAGTGTCGCGTTGTCacctgtcaaaaaattttcgaaattattttgccCACTTTTGGAAAATGGACTCGAAAAAATCGCACAACAAAGTCACGAAGAAGGAGTCGACGGATAAGGCGTCCAAACTGCATCGAAACCCGTTCCTGAACTTCTTGCAGGAGTTCCGGAAGAAGAACCTGGGTTTGACGTCGCAGGAAGTGATACAAAAGGCGGCGGAGATATGGAGGAAGATGACCGACAGCGAGAAGGCGCCGTACTGCGAAATGGCGAAAAGGGCGCCGAAGCGCCGCAAGCGTGGAGGAAGACGTGGGCACAGATACTCCAAACATTCTGGATACAGGAGTCGGTCCATGTACCGCAGCCGCTCCCGCTCGTCGCGATAA